One Ostrinia nubilalis chromosome 6, ilOstNubi1.1, whole genome shotgun sequence genomic region harbors:
- the LOC135072793 gene encoding uncharacterized protein LOC135072793 — MEEELRCFVCKEFYKEPVLLPCGHALCRICAVSLQCHVHEADNSAASTDYHEADKASVSSETDSGVVCGSRPNSYAGTPAAPVYPSAAFSLTCPLCSKLVYLDDNGAEGLPPFRVMRTIVERFGGVTGAPPAEEACQMCEGEKRAAVVRCEQCSVRYCAGCRDAWHPTRGPLAQHELRALGTTCSDHGSSPVLYCNTCLVPICQRCLAERHSTHETQQLSSAARANKTELSQSLQQLSEQAKAMTEYIQLVKSSGEKINESCEELERQIDSACAEVTRAIELRRDELIRAARNTRSQAVANMRSLTSQAAQKLREATALLHFSIEALKEADHAAFLQVGNILSTRAQETASGLCSSLSAPPDPPALTLDIEPVLRTVRTMNFIECIPPGAPEMAVEACAARGCSCTLAWRAPAAPAAVRGYVLELDDGLGGPFRRVWRAPAAPAAVRGYVLELDDGLGGPFRRVWRAPAAPAAVRGYVLELDDGLGGPFRCIDGGGGVRGYVLELDDGLGGPFRCIDGGGGVRGYVLELDDGLGGPFRRVWRAPAAPAAVRGYVLELDDGLGGPFRRWGLVYRWRWKRVWRAPAAPAAVRGYVLELDDGLGGPFREVYCGRETVCTIDGLHYASLYSARVKAFNGAGEGPYSELIGLQTSPVAWFTWDARCGGAEGGGGVTLSADGLSAKAAGWEPRVALADQPLARGLHYWRLRLDHYDGDADPAFGIARADVAKDKMLAAGWEPRVALADQPLARGLHYWRLRLDHYDGDADPAFGIARADVAKDKMLAAGWEPRVALADQPLARGLHYWRLRLDHYDGDADPAFGIARADVAKDKMLAAGWEPRVALADQPLARGLHYWRLRLDHYDGDADPAFGIARADVAKDKMLAAGWEPRVALADQPLARGLHYWRLRLDHYDGDADPAFGIARADVAKDKMLAAGWEPRVALADQPLARGLHYWRLRLDHYDGDADPAFGIARADVAKDKMLAAGWEPRVALADQPLARGLHYWRLRLDHYDGDADPAFGIARADVAKDKMLAAGWEPRVALADQPLARGLHYWRLRLDHYDGDADPAFGIARADVAKDKMLAAGWEPRVALADQPLARGLHYWRLRLDHYDGDADPAFGIARADVAKDKMLEAGWEPRVALADQPLARGLHYWRLRLDHYDGDADSAFGIARADVAKDKMLAAGWEPRVALADQPLARGLHYWRLRLDHYDGDADPAFGIARADVAKDKMLAAGWEPRVALADQPLARGLHYWRLRLDHYDGDADPAFGIARADVAKDKMLAAGWEPRVALADQPLARGLHYWRLRLDHYDGDADPAFGIARADVAKDKMLDGLTAKAAGWEPRVALADQPLARGLHYWRLRLDHYDGDADPAFGIARADVAKDKMLVVLIRGGVTLSPYGLSAKAAGWEPRVALADQPLARGLHYWRLRLDHYDGDADPAFGIARADVAKDKMLGSDALGWAMYIDGTRSWFVHGGAHGGRAAGGIARASTVGVLLDLTRGTLRFTVDDRPQVHPRAVTSRGVARASTVGVLLDLTRGTLRFTVDDRPQVHPRAVTSRGVARASTVGVLLDLTRGTLRFTVDDRPQVHPRAVTSRGVARASTVGVLLDLTRGTLRFTVDDRPQVHPRAVTSRGVARASTVGVLLDLTRGTLRFTVDDRPQVHPRAVTSRGVARASTVGVLLDLTRGTLRFTVDDRPQVHPRAVTSRGVARASTVGVLLDLTRGTLRFTVDDRPQVHPRAVTSRGVARASTVGVLLDLTRGTLRFTVDDRPQVHPRAVTSRGVARASTVGVLLDLTRGTLRFTVDDRPQVHPRAVTSRGVARASTVGVLLDLTRGTLRFTVDDRPQGDIAFTGLRGAFYPAVSLNRGVAVTLQPGLTPPPALLALPRAE; from the exons ATGGAAGAAGAACTTCGATGTTTTGTTTGTAAGGAATTCTACAAGGAACCAGTGCTGCTGCCCTGTGGTCATGCTTTATGTCGTATTTGTGCGGTGAGCCTCCAGTGCCATGTCCATGAGGCTGATAATTCGGCAGCGTCAACAGATTACCATGAGGCAGACAAGGCCTCTGTGTCCAGTGAAACTGACAGCGGTGTGGTATGTGGATCAAGGCCTAACAGTTACGCGGGAACCCCGGCCGCGCCTGTGTATCCGTCCGCTGCGTTTAGCTTGACTTGTCCCCTGTGCAGCAAGTTGGTTTATTTAGATGACAATGGGGCTGAGGGGCTCCCCCCGTTTCGCGTTATGCGGACGATCGTGGAGCGGTTTGGGGGTGTTACTGGTGCGCCACCAGCTGAAGAAGCGTGTCAGATGTGTGAAGGTGAAAAGAGAGCAGCTGTGGTACGATGCGAGCAGTGCTCTGTTCGCTACTGCGCCGGCTGCCGAGACGCTTGGCATCCCACGCGAGGGCCACTCGCTCAACACGAACTAAGAGCACTTGGAACCACCTGTAGTGACCATGGATCTTCCCCAGTATTGTATTGTAACACTTGCCTAGTCCCTATTTGTCAACGTTGCCTTGCTGAGAGACACTCAACTCATGAAACACAACAATTATCTAGTGCTGCTAGAGCCAATAAG ACTGAATTATCACAATCACTGCAGCAACTGTCAGAGCAAGCCAAAGCTATGACTGAATACATCCAGCTAGTCAAAAGTTCAGGAGAAAAAATTAAT GAATCATGTGAAGAATTAGAAAGGCAAATAGATAGTGCTTGTGCAGAAGTGACTCGTGCCATAGAGCTACGTCGCGATGAGCTGATTAGAGCTGCACGGAACACCCGTTCCCAAGCTGTGGCTAACATGCGCTCGTTGACTTCTCAGGCAGCACAGAAGCTCAGGGAAGCGACTGCCCTGTTACACTTCTCAATAGAGGCTCTCAAGGAAGCTGATCATGCAGCATTCTTACAG GTAGGGAACATACTGTCGACGCGAGCGCAAGAGACCGCTTCGGGGCTCTGCTCGAGTCTCAGCGCGCCGCCGGATCCGCCAGCGCTGACGCTTGACATAGAGCCCGTACTGCGCACTGTGCGGACTATGAACTTCATCGAGTGCATAC CGCCGGGCGCGCCCGAGATGGCGGTGGAGGCGTGCGCGGCGCGCGGCTGCTCGTGCACGCTGGCGtggcgcgcgcccgccgcgccggccGCCGTGCGTGGCTACGTGCTGGAGCTGGACGACGGGCTGGGCGGGCCCTTCCGG CGTGTGtggcgcgcgcccgccgcgccggccGCCGTGCGAGGCTACGTGCTCGAGCTGGACGACGGGCTGGGCGGGCCCTTCCGG CGTGTGtggcgcgcgcccgccgcgccggccGCCGTGCGAGGCTACGTGCTCGAGCTGGACGACGGGCTGGGCGGGCCCTTCCGG TGTATAGATGGCGGTGGAGGCGTGCGCGGCTACGTGCTGGAGCTGGACGACGGGCTGGGCGGGCCCTTCCGG TGTATAGATGGCGGTGGAGGCGTGCGCGGCTACGTGCTGGAGCTGGACGACGGGCTGGGCGGGCCCTTCCGG CGTGTGtggcgcgcgcccgccgcgccggccGCCGTGCGAGGCTACGTGCTCGAGCTGGACGACGGGCTGGGCGGGCCCTTCCGG AGATGGGGGCTAGTGTATAGATGGCGGTGGAAACGTGTGtggcgcgcgcccgccgcgccggccGCCGTGCGAGGCTACGTGCTCGAGCTGGACGACGGGCTGGGCGGGCCCTTCCGG GAGGTGTACTGCGGACGCGAGACGGTGTGCACGATAGATGGGCTACACTACGCGTCCCTCTATAGTGCGCGCGTGAAAGCATTCAACGGTGCCGGCGAGGGACCCTATAGCGAATTGATTGGCCTGCAGACTTCGCCTG TCGCCTGGTTCACCTGGGACGCCCGATGCGGGGGTGCGGAGGGCGGGGGCGGGGTCACTCTCAGCGCAGACGGCCTCAGCGCCAAAGCGGCCGGCTGGGAGCCTCGCGTGGCCTTAGCGGACCAGCCGCTAGCCCGCGGCCTGCACTACTGGAGGTTGAGATTGGACCACTACGACGGAGACGCGGACCCGGCCTTTGGGATCGCGAGGGCTGACGTTGCTAAGGATAAAATGCTTG CGGCCGGCTGGGAGCCTCGCGTGGCCTTAGCGGACCAGCCGCTAGCCCGCGGCCTGCACTACTGGAGGTTGAGATTGGACCACTACGACGGAGACGCGGACCCGGCCTTTGGGATCGCGAGGGCTGACGTTGCTAAGGATAAAATGCTTG CGGCCGGCTGGGAGCCTCGCGTGGCCTTAGCGGACCAGCCGCTAGCCCGCGGCCTGCACTACTGGAGGTTGAGATTGGACCACTACGACGGAGACGCGGACCCGGCCTTTGGGATCGCGAGGGCTGACGTTGCTAAGGATAAAATGCTTG CGGCCGGCTGGGAGCCTCGCGTGGCCTTAGCGGACCAGCCGCTAGCCCGCGGCCTGCACTACTGGAGGTTGAGATTGGACCACTACGACGGAGACGCGGACCCGGCCTTTGGGATCGCGAGGGCTGACGTTGCTAAGGATAAAATGCTTG CGGCCGGCTGGGAGCCTCGCGTGGCCTTAGCGGACCAGCCGCTAGCCCGCGGCCTGCACTACTGGAGGTTGAGATTGGACCACTACGACGGAGACGCGGACCCGGCCTTTGGGATCGCGAGGGCTGACGTTGCTAAGGATAAAATGCTTG CGGCCGGCTGGGAGCCTCGCGTGGCCTTAGCGGACCAGCCGCTAGCCCGCGGCCTGCACTACTGGAGGTTGAGATTGGACCACTACGACGGAGACGCGGACCCGGCCTTTGGGATCGCGAGGGCTGACGTTGCTAAGGATAAAATGCTTG CGGCCGGCTGGGAGCCTCGCGTGGCCTTAGCGGACCAGCCGCTAGCCCGCGGCCTGCACTACTGGAGGTTGAGATTGGACCACTACGACGGAGACGCGGACCCGGCCTTTGGGATCGCGAGGGCTGACGTTGCTAAGGATAAAATGCTTG CGGCCGGCTGGGAGCCTCGCGTGGCCTTAGCGGACCAGCCGCTAGCCCGCGGCCTGCACTACTGGAGGTTGAGATTGGACCACTACGACGGAGACGCGGACCCGGCCTTTGGGATCGCGAGGGCTGACGTTGCTAAGGATAAAATGCTTG CGGCCGGCTGGGAGCCTCGCGTGGCCTTAGCGGACCAGCCGCTAGCCCGCGGCCTGCACTACTGGAGGTTGAGATTGGACCACTACGACGGAGACGCGGACCCGGCCTTTGGGATCGCGAGGGCTGACGTTGCTAAGGATAAAATGCTTG AGGCTGGTTGGGAGCCTCGCGTGGCCTTAGCAGACCAGCCGCTAGCCCGCGGCCTGCACTACTGGAGGTTGAGATTGGACCACTACGACGGAGACGCGGACTCGGCCTTTGGGATCGCGAGGGCTGACGTTGCTAAGGATAAAATGCTTG CGGCCGGCTGGGAGCCTCGCGTGGCCTTAGCGGACCAGCCGCTAGCCCGCGGCCTGCACTACTGGAGGTTGAGATTGGACCACTACGACGGAGACGCGGACCCGGCCTTTGGGATTGCAAGAGCTGACGTTGCTAAGGATAAAATGCTGG CGGCCGGCTGGGAGCCTCGCGTGGCCTTAGCGGACCAGCCGCTAGCCCGCGGCCTGCACTACTGGAGGCTGAGATTGGACCACTACGACGGAGACGCGGACCCGGCCTTTGGAATCGCGAGGGCTGATGTTGCTAAGGATAAAATGCTTG CGGCCGGCTGGGAGCCTCGCGTGGCCTTAGCGGACCAGCCGCTAGCCCGCGGCCTGCACTACTGGAGGCTGAGATTGGACCACTACGACGGAGACGCGGACCCGGCCTTTGGGATCGCGAGGGCTGACGTTGCTAAGGATAAAATGCTGG ACGGCCTCACCGCCAAAGCGGCCGGCTGGGAGCCTCGCGTGGCCTTAGCGGACCAGCCGCTAGCCCGCGGCCTGCACTACTGGAGGTTGAGATTGGACCACTACGACGGAGACGCGGACCCGGCCTTTGGGATTGCAAGAGCTGACGTTGCTAAAGATAAAATGCTGG TTGTTTTAATAAGGGGCGGGGTCACTTTAAGCCCATACGGCCTCAGCGCCAAAGCGGCCGGCTGGGAGCCTCGCGTGGCCTTAGCGGACCAGCCGCTAGCCCGCGGCCTGCACTACTGGAGGTTGAGATTGGACCACTACGACGGAGACGCGGACCCGGCCTTTGGGATCGCGAGGGCTGACGTTGCTAAGGATAAAATGCTTG GCAGCGACGCGCTCGGCTGGGCGATGTACATCGACGGCACGCGCTCGTGGTTCGTGCACGGCGGCGCGcacggcgggcgcgcggcgggcggcaTCGCGCGCGCCTCCACCGTCGGCGTGCTATTGGACCTCACGCGCGGCACGCTGCGCTTCACCGTCGACGACCGGCCCCAGGTACACCCGcgcgctgtgacgtcacgcggcgtcGCGCGCGCCTCCACCGTCGGCGTGCTGCTGGACCTCACGCGCGGCACGCTGCGCTTCACCGTCGACGACCGGCCCCAGGTACACCCGcgcgctgtgacgtcacgcggcgtcGCGCGCGCCTCCACCGTCGGCGTGCTGCTGGACCTCACGCGCGGCACGCTGCGCTTCACCGTCGACGACCGGCCCCAGGTACACCCGcgcgctgtgacgtcacgcggcgtcGCGCGCGCCTCCACCGTCGGCGTGCTGCTGGACCTCACGCGCGGCACGCTGCGCTTCACCGTCGACGACCGGCCCCAGGTACACCCGcgcgctgtgacgtcacgcggcgtcGCGCGCGCCTCCACCGTCGGCGTGCTGCTGGACCTCACGCGCGGCACGCTGCGCTTCACCGTCGACGACCGGCCCCAGGTACACCCGcgcgctgtgacgtcacgcggcgtcGCGCGCGCCTCCACCGTCGGCGTGCTGCTGGACCTCACGCGCGGCACGCTGCGCTTCACCGTCGACGACCGGCCCCAGGTACACCCGcgcgctgtgacgtcacgcggcgtcGCGCGCGCCTCCACCGTCGGCGTGCTGCTGGACCTCACGCGCGGCACGCTGCGCTTCACCGTCGACGACCGGCCCCAGGTACACCCGcgcgctgtgacgtcacgcggcgtcGCGCGCGCCTCCACCGTCGGCGTGCTGCTGGACCTCACGCGCGGCACGCTGCGCTTCACCGTCGACGACCGGCCCCAGGTACACCCGcgcgctgtgacgtcacgcggcgtcGCGCGCGCCTCCACCGTCGGCGTGCTGCTGGACCTCACGCGCGGCACGCTGCGCTTCACCGTCGACGACCGGCCCCAGGTACACCCGcgcgctgtgacgtcacgcggcgtcGCGCGCGCCTCCACCGTCGGCGTGCTGCTGGACCTCACGCGCGGCACGCTGCGCTTCACCGTCGACGACCGGCCCCAG GGTGACATCGCGTTCACGGGTCTCCGCGGCGCGTTCTACCCGGCTGTCTCTCTCAACCGGGGCGTGGCGGTAACGCTGCAGCCCGGCCTGACCCCGCCGCCCGCGCTATTAGCGCTCCCGCGGGCCGAGTGA